The nucleotide sequence GGCGAGCGACGCGTGGCTCGCCGAGCGGCTCGGCGACGTGGCCGAGGCCGTGACGTCACGCCGCCCTTCGGTCCCGCACCGCAGGGAGCTCGCCGACGCCCTCGATCCGGTCGAGCGCGCGCTCGCCGGTGCGCGCCTGCCCCGCGCGCTCGCGGCCCTGGTCGGCCTCAGAGAGGCGGTCGGTGAGGCAAAAATCATGAGCGATGGCGCTATTTTACCCGTGGCGGCCGAGGCGCGCCTCGACGACGTGCGCGCTCTCGTGGGGGAGACCCTCACCGACGCGGACCTCGTGGCCGCGCTCGCCGCGGCCGAGCGTGTGCTCGCTCTCGAGGCGAACGCAGCGCTCGCGAAGCTCTCCGACCGCGACGCCGATCGGGCGCGGCTCGCCGCCGGCATGCGCCTCGCGGTGCGCGCCCCCTGCAAGAACCCGTCGACCGGCTCGGTGATGCGCAGTCTGCCGGCCCCCCGCGAGCGCGAAGCGGGCTGCCTCGCCGTGCGCGCGCTCGCCGGCGCGCGCCGCGACGTGGGGTCCGAGTCCGCGGAGGCGTGGGTGCTGCTGCACGACCGCGCCGCCGTGGCCCTGTGGTCGGCCGCCTTCCACGCCGAGCACGTCACGCTCGACGCCGCGCGCGGGCGCGCCCGCCTGATGGGGCTCCCCGAAGAGTCCACGAAGAGCGCTCTGCTGCGCGCGGCGGCGGTGCGCCCGGGCGAGGCGATCGGCGCGGGGCTCATGGTCGCGTTGGTGGTCGACGGGCCCGACGCCAGCGCCGAACGGGCGCGCGCCGTCGTCGCGTTCGGCGACGCGGGCACCGCGACCCTCCGGGCTCACCTCGCGCCGCCCACGCCGCCGGAGCCGCCGGGCCGACGGCAGCCAGTCAACGGGCGCCAAGCTGGTCTTCGGCGGTGACTACCGCGAGGCGCGCGCCCCACCCCGTCGTCTGGACGATCCTCTACCTCCCGTTTGGCGCGTTCAGCGGCTTCGTCACCGTGGCGCTCACGTTCCTGGCCACCAAGAAGGGCCTCAGCATCTCCGAGGGTGCGCTGCTGAACGGCGCGCAGATGCTCATCCAGTGGCTCAAGTGGATCTGGGCGCCCGCGGTGGACGTGACCCTCACGCCGCGCAAGTGGTACGTGCTCTCGACCTCTCTCTCGGCGTCGGCGATCCTCGCCATGTCGGCGATCCCGCTCGGGCCGAGCACCCTCGGGGTGCTCCTGCTGCTCATCGCGGCGGCGAGCTTCGTCAATTCGGTGGTCGGTATGGCCATCGAGGCCATGATCGGCGGGTGCACCGCCCCCGAAGACGCAGGTCGCGTGAGCGCTTGGTTTCAGGCGGGAAATCTGGGTGGGGCCGGCCTCGGCGGCGCGCTCGGACTCTTCCTCATCGTCTCCATGCCGTCGCCGTGGATGGCCGGCGCGATCATGGGCGGGCTCTTCCTCGCCTGCTGCGGGGCGCTGCGCTTCACGCCCAACGTCGACGCGCTCCACGAGGGAAAGGGCCCCCGGGCCGCGGTCGTCGGCGTCGTCGCCGATCTCCGAAAGATGCTCCGCAGCAAGGGCGGCCTGCTCTCCGCCATCCTCTGCGTCATGCCCATCGGCACGGGCGCCGCGCAGGTCGTGCTCACTCAGGGAAAAGTCGCTCAGCTCTGGGGAGCGGGCGAGCGCGAGGTGGAGCTGCTCCAGGGCCTGCTCGCCGGCCTCATCACCACGCTCGGGTGCTTCGCGGGCGGCTGGGTGTGCCACCGCGTGCGCCCCCGCACGGCCTACGCGGGGATCGGCATCGGCCTCGCGATCGTGGCCACGGGGATGGCCCTCAGCCCCGCGACCGTGACCATGTACGTGGCGTGGAGCCTCCTCTACTCGTTTGGCGTAGGTCTCGCGTACGCGGCGTTCACCGCCGTCGTGATCCACGCCATGGGCAAGGGCTCGGGCGCCACGAAGTACAACATCTTCGCGTCGCTCTCGAACTTCCCCATCTGGTGGCTCGGCCTCGTCCTGGGCGTCGCTGCGCAGCGCTGGGGCCCGCGCTCGATGCTCCTCACCGAGGCCGCGTTCGCCGTCGTCGCCGTGGTGATCGTCGCCGCCTCGAACACGCTCGTGGGTCGCTCGAAGCTCCCGGAGATGGCGGCGTCGGAATGAATCCGAGGGCCCGCTACCTCGCGCGCTTCGAATGGTCGACGTCTAGCAGCGTTGATTGACTCCCGTCGGCCCGTCGCCGTCCGCGCCCGGTGCCGGCGCGAACGGCGCAGCCTCGATGACTTGTACGATGCCACCGCCTGCGCGGCCCGTTTCGGTGGCAACGCCCCAAGCGCCGGCAGCCTGCTAACGTCTCACCGCGCGATGTCCGAACCCCGCGCCGCGCTCGACCTCTTGTTCCCGACGCCCGCGCTCCGGATAGACCTCGAGCAGACCTCGCTCGGCCTCGACCTCGCGTTCGCGGGCGGCGTCGCCGGGGGCCTCTTCAGCGACGCGCTCGACCGCGCGCCGGTGGGCCCCACCGCGTGGAAGGCCGCGTCGTTCGCCGCCGATCTCTTCGTGCCCGCCTTCGTCGCGAGCTGCTTCACCATCGGCGACGGGCAGCTCGTCTCGCAGAAGCACCTCGTCAAGCTCGTCACGAGCCCGCCCGTCGACCCCGCCGTGGTGCTGCACCGCCGCGCCGTGGTCGACGAGCTCGTGACCCACCCGAGCCGCCGCGAGGCATTGCATGCACTCTACACCGATCTACTGCGCCTCCGCTCCATGCTCGAGGGCGCGGCAGGCGCGGGAAAATGGGACGCGAACCGCCGCCAGCTCGACATCCTCGCCCTCGTGAAGAAGCTCTTCGACCGCCTGGCGGAACCGCCGGCCGAGGGCGCGTCGTCGTCGGCGCTCGCGAGGTTGTCCGACTACGGCAGGCGCGTGTTGGCCAGCGAGCCCTACCGCTCGCTCGCAGATCTCTTGCGGTACGACGAGAGCATGGCGACCCTCAGCTTGAAGGTCGGCATCGGGGCCGACGGGCGCATCCGCGGCTTCCAGCTGCTGTCGGTCGAGGAGGACCGCTCGAACCCCTTCGTGAGCTCGGCGTGGCGGAGGTGGCTCGCCAAGGTGGAGCTCTTCGTGCGCGGCTACCGCTTCGGCGACGGCGAGGTGATGGCGCGCCTCATCGACGCGGTGTTCGACGGCCTGCGTGACGAGCTCGCGCCCCTCGTTCAGCTCGTCGGAGATCTCGAGTTCTATCTGGGCGCGCTCGGCCTGCGCGACGCGGCGGCCGCGCGCGGGCTCTCCATGTGCCTCCCCAAGCTCGCCGAGCCGGGCGAGCCCCGCGTGCTCGAGGGCCTGTGGAACCCGCTCTTGCTCGCGAGCGGCGTCGCGCCCGTGCCGTGCGATCTGCGGCTCGATCGGCACGACGCGTGCGTGCTCGTGACCGGCCCGAACTCCGGCGGAAAGACCCGCCTCTTGCAGTCGGTCGGGCTCTCGCAGGTGCTCGCCCAGGTGGGGCTCTTCGTGCCCGCGCGCGCGGGCTGCGTGATGCTCGGCTCGAGCCTCGTCGTGTCGCTCATCCAGGAGACTCGAGTCGATCAGGCCGAGGGTCGCCTCGGGATGGAGCTGCTCCGCATCCGCGAGCTCTTCGAGAGCCTCCCGCCCGGCGCCATGGTCATCCTCGACGAGCTCTGCTCGGGCACGAACCCGTCGGAGGGCGAGGAGATCTTCGAGCTCGTCATTCGAATGCTCACGCGGTTGCGGCCGCAGACGTTCATCACGACGCACTTCCTGGCGTTCGCGACCCGGCTAGAGGCCGCCGGCGAGATCGAAGAGCTCCGCTTCCTCCAGGTCGAGCTCGATCCCAACCACCTGCCCACCTACCAGTTCACGCCCGGCGTCGCGCAGACCTCGCTCGCGGGCAAGGCCGCCGCGCGCCTCGGGGTCACGGGCGAGCAGCTCTTGGCGCTCATCGAGCGAAACCTCGCCGCCGCCGCCAAGCCCGCTCAGGGGAGCCAGGCGCCCTGACATGCCCACCTTCCTCGTGACCTCACGCATGAGCCCCGCGCTCGCCGCGCGCGTGGAGGCCAGCGTCACCGGGCGCTCGTCGAGCCCCCGCGCGGCGGGTCGTCGGCTGGTCGCGCTCGCGCGCTTCGTGGGGCTCGGGGTCGTCGCGTTCGCCGTGGTCTCGCTCGTGGCCGCGCGCCGCCGCGCGGGCAGCGAGCTCGAGATCGCGCGCGCCGCGTTGCTCGCCGACGTGCGCGCCCACGCCGCGTCGCTCACGCCGGCGGAGCACGAGCTCCCGACGCGGATCTCGCCGTGGATCGTCGCGGGCGCCGGCGCCTACGCGGGCGACCTCGTCGACCCCGAGCTCCGCGCGCCCGGCGCGCTCGAGGCCCGCCTCGCCGAGCCGACCGTCTACGTCCGCGGGGCCCAGCCCACCCTGACGACGCCTCGCGGGGTCGTCGAGGCCGCCCGGGCCTCCGCGAAGGACGCGCTCCTGCTCTGCCTCGTGGAGCCGCCCTCGGCCTCCACCGAGAAGGTCATGCTCGGCCGCGTGCGTGTCGCCTACACCGGCGGCGCAGAGGCCCGCACGCCGCGGGTGCGCAGGCTCGGCGACGCGCACGTGGGCCTCCCGTTCCTCGCGCCCGCCTGGGAGCGCCGCGTGCTCGAGGCCGAGAGCCCGCGCGCGCTGCGGGATCTCCGCCGCGATCTCGAGAGGGCGCCGCTCGCGTCGGCGAAGGCCGCGGCGCAGGCGCGCTGGCTCCTCTTCGCGATCGACGAGCCGGGCCACGGCGCCGGCCCCACAGAGATCGACGGCGAGCGCGCCCACGCGATCCGCCTCTCGCTGCTCGAGGTCTCGACCGGGCGCGTCCTCTTGCGGCTTCGACGCGAGGTCGATCCTTCCGGCTTCACCGAGGCCGCGCGCGTGCAGTTCGCGAGCGGCCTCGACTCGTGCCGCTTCGCGCTCGACGTGCTCGAGGCGACGCACAAGCCTAGTCAATACAATTGACTACTTGGGCGCCGCGCGGACGCGCGCTTGGATCGCGGCGATCGCCTTGTCGAGCGAGCCGTCCGCGCGGAGGCACGCGAGCGGATCGCGGCGCGGGCGGCGCCTCGCGGCCACGGCCTGGAGCTGCGTGAGCGAGCGGCGATCGCCCACCTTCGCCGCCCGGTCGAGCAGGGGCTTCCACTCGCATCCCGACGCGGCGCGGAGGTCGAGCGCCACCGCCAGCGCGTCGTCGGCCCGCCCGCGCACCGCGGGGTCCGTGAGCGTCGCGCGCGCCCGCTCGCGCGCCTTGGGGTACTGGTGGGCGTACGCGCCGTACGCGAGCTCGTAGAGCACGTCGATCCCGTTCGCGCCGAGCTCGCTGCGCAGCGCCGTGAACGCCTCGTCGGCCGCGGCCTCGCCCAGGGCCAGGTCGCGAGCGACGACGAGCACGTCGACCCCGCTCCGCGCGCGCGGCGACCTCTTCACGAGGCGGTTCAGCTCGACCAGCGCGCGCCGAGGGTCCGACTCCTTGAGCGCGGTCATGAGGGCTCGGTGCACCTGCGGCGGGCAGTCGGCGTCCCCCGAGCGTGGCCCGAGGAGCGCGACGCCGCGCGCCGTGTCGCCCGCCTCCATGGCCGCGAGGCCCTCGCGCAGCTTCGCGTCGGTGATCGCGGGCTCGACGTCGGCGTCCGGCGTGAGCAGATCGAGCTCGAGCTTCCCTAGGGCCGCGTCGTCGCTCGCGCTCGCGACCGCGATCGCGCTCGCGCTCGCGTTCGCGTTCGCGCTCGACTGCGTGGCGTCCGCGTCCACCTCGGCGGGGCGCGGTCGCGTGAGGGAGAAGACGAGCCCCCCGAGGAGCAGCGCCCCCACAGCGACGCCGGCGAGCACGCGCCGATTCAGCTGCGGGCGGAGGCCGAGCGGCAGCGCCGGCGAGATCGCGGAGGGGTGGGAGATGGCGTCCACGGGCGCGCCCGCGCCGAGGAAGCCGGAGGGCGGCGTGCCCGCGCCGAGGGTGCTAGACGGCGCGCCCGCGCCGAGGGTGCTGGAGAGCGGCGCGCCCCCGAGGATCGTCGGGAGCTTCCCCTCGAGGCGCCCCGAGGCCACGAGCAGCGTGGTCAGGCCGTCGAGCTGCTCGAGCAGGGTCTTCGCGTCCGGAGTGCGGTCGGAGGCCTCCTTCGCGAGCAGCCGGAGCACCACCGCCGCCACCTCGGGCGGGACCTCGGCGCCGCCCATCTCGGACATGGGCGGCACGGGCGCGGTGACGTGCTTGCCCAGCAGGCGCACCTTGCTCTCGTCGTCGAACGGGCGCGCGCCGCAGAGCATCTCGTAGGCCATGATGCCGAGCGAGTAGAGATCCACGCGCGCGTCGATCTCCTGCCCGAGGGCCTGCTCGGGCGCCATGTACTCGGGCGTTCCGTAGACCATCCCCGCTTGCGTGAGCACCGGCGCTCCCGGCGACTTCGACGAGGAGCCTCGGGTGAGCTCGCCCACCGGCACCTTGGCGATGCCGAAGTCAAGAACCTTGACGAAGTCGGGCTCGCCGTCGCGCTCGACGAGCATCACGTTCTCGGGCTTGAGGTCGCGATGCACGATGCCAAGGCCGTGCGCGCGGACGAGCGCGGTGACGATTTGCCGCACGATGCTGAGCGTCCGCGCGAGCGACAGCCGCCCCCGCGCGAGCATCTCGCGGAGGTTCTCGCCCTCGATGTACTCGAGCGCGAGGAAGAACGAGCCGTCCGGCAGCTTGCCGAAGTCGGTCGCCGCGGCCACGTTGGGGTGCTCGATGTGCGCCGCGGCCATGGCCTCGCGCTCGAAGCGCGCCACCACCTCGGGCAGGTGGGTCATCTCGGGGTGGAGCACCTTGATCGCCATGCGCTTGTGCATGTGCGTGTGCTCCGCGAGGTAGACCGCGCCCATGCCACCTTCGCCGAGGAGCGAGAGCACGTGGTACCGATCCGAGAGCACGACCCCCACGAGGGCGGCGGCGCCGATCGGGGCGGGAGGCGCCACCGAGGCGGGCTTGACGGTCTCAGCTTGGCTGCCGCTCGCGCCGAACGAGTCCCCCGCGAGGCTCGTCACGTCGGACACGCTCGACACGCTCGAGAGGCGCTCGAACGGCGCGTCCCCGCCCGACGCCTCCTCGGCGTGCGCTCCGGACGGCGGATCGGCGGGAGGAGAGGGCGGCATTCTTCTCTCCAGGCCTACCACATCGGGGCCACTACCGCGGGCGTCAGAAGTCGACGAGCACGCCGAGCGCGAACGCGAGCGCGACCGTGTCTTTGCCTGCCCCGGTGGCGTACGCCGCGCCGTGGTGGGCGGCGCCGAACGTCGACTGCAGGTCCGCGAACAGAGAGACGGGACGCCGGAGCTTGTAGCCTGCACCTATCCCGACGGGGATCTCCAGGAAGCCGCCCGAGCCCGCGGGGGTCGACAGCGCGCGCGCGTAGCCCGCGCCCACCGAGAGCCACACCGAGAAGCGCTCGGTGCGGGGCAACGGCGAGATCGCGCGAGCGTGCAGCCCGAGCGACCCGAGCGTGCGCCCGGAGCCCGCCTGCGGGGCGAACGCGAACGCGCCGTACGCGCCCACTCGGACGAACGGGAAGGCCGCGAGGTGGCCGCGGAGCTCGGCGCGGACGCCGGGATCCGCGTCGGACACGCCCGCCGCGCGCCCACCGAGGAAGCGCTTCTCGACGCCCACCTGGGCCGAGGCGTCGGCGTGGAGCTGCGCCCGCGCCGCGGAGGGCGACACCAGCACGCCGAGGCCCAGAAGAGCGGCCGCCGCCTTCAGCGGCGAGGCGACTTGGCGAGAACGCGCGCTCGCGGGGACCAGGGTCGGGGACACGCCGGACACGCTACCACGCGCACGAAGGCACGCTGGCACGCACCTCTAGCCTGGCTATCGCCGGCGACCGCCTCGGTGGCGCGGGGCGCGCCTTCACCTGCAGACGATCCCGTCACGGGCGCAGCGCAGCGCGCGCTGGGCCTCGTAGAGCGACGGCGGATCGAGCGCGACGCCTGGGCTCTCGGTGAAGTCCTGCGGGGCGCCCTGGTCGAGCGCGGCCCACCCGGAGTTCGAGAAGCTCGTAGGGCAGAGGAGCGCGGTCGCGCCCGGGGCCGCGGTCGACCCGAGCAAGTAGCCGTGCCCCCACTGCGCGCTCTCCACGGCGCACCCGCGCGCCGTGGGGTGGTTCCTGAGGACGTGCGGGTTCCAGAACACGAAATCGGTCGCGGTGAACCCCGCCCCGGAGCTGGTGGTGCCTCGGTTCACGGCTTGGAGCCACGCCCCGTCGAGCGAGGCGTTGTCGAACAAGACCGCCTGCGCGAGGAACCGGTGCGCGTCGTCCGCGTAGCGCGTGTCCACGCTCGCGTCGCGCAGGAAGACCGCCCCGCTCACCGCGCTGCTGAGGATGAAGGCGTGCCGCGAGCGCTCGGAGCGCGAGTCTCGCACCATCGCGTCGGCGCCCTGCACGAGGAAGGTGTAGCCGTTGCCGCCGCCGCCCCGGTAGAGCGGGAAGCTCATGTCGCAGCTCGACACGCTCACGCGGAAGGTCGCGGTGTTCACGAAGATGCCTATCGACAGGAGATGTGCGTTCGTCGTGTTCACCGCCGGTCGGTAGCTCGCGACGTCGTGAATCCATGCATCATGCACGCGATCGAGATCGATCGCCCGCGAGGAGTGGACCTCGTAGCCCGTGGTGCCTGGCACGTCGTAGTCGAGGTCCGCGGCGGGCTCGGCCACGCTCGACGTGAGGTTCTCGGTCATGCCGATCGCGAGGGACTCGAGCCCGACCTCCTCGATGAAACCCGTGAGCCTGTAGAGCCGCGCGGCGTCGCGCACCGCGACGGGGTGACGTGTGGGCGCGTCGAGACCCACGCGGCCGCCGCCGACGCTGGTCACTCGGCGCGGATAGACAAGGCCCAGGAACGACGCGCTGGGCCAGAGCCCGGCGACGCCCGAGGTCGCCTCGTCCATCCGGTGGTCGGCGCGGAAGGCGTCGGTCACGTCGGTGCGCACCGTGACGTAGTCGCCCACGGCGATGGGCCCGGTCGCGGCGACCGGCACGGACATCGAGGGCTCGGGCACGTCCGCGGTGAGGGGGTAGGTGGTCGCGCCCACCGGGTCGTAGAGGCTCCCCGCGCCGCGGAAGAGGATCATGGCCCGGCTCCGGGCGTTCGTGGGGTCGTCGAGCCAGAGGTGCGTGCTCGCGCGCCCCGCGCCCCGGATCACCACGCGGCTGCAGGTCACCGAGAGCGCCGGCCCGGTGGGCGCGGGGAACGTGAGCCGGAAGGTGCCGGGCGGCAGGAGCACCACGCCTCCACCGGCCGC is from Myxococcales bacterium and encodes:
- a CDS encoding MFS transporter, translating into MTTARRAPHPVVWTILYLPFGAFSGFVTVALTFLATKKGLSISEGALLNGAQMLIQWLKWIWAPAVDVTLTPRKWYVLSTSLSASAILAMSAIPLGPSTLGVLLLLIAAASFVNSVVGMAIEAMIGGCTAPEDAGRVSAWFQAGNLGGAGLGGALGLFLIVSMPSPWMAGAIMGGLFLACCGALRFTPNVDALHEGKGPRAAVVGVVADLRKMLRSKGGLLSAILCVMPIGTGAAQVVLTQGKVAQLWGAGEREVELLQGLLAGLITTLGCFAGGWVCHRVRPRTAYAGIGIGLAIVATGMALSPATVTMYVAWSLLYSFGVGLAYAAFTAVVIHAMGKGSGATKYNIFASLSNFPIWWLGLVLGVAAQRWGPRSMLLTEAAFAVVAVVIVAASNTLVGRSKLPEMAASE
- a CDS encoding serine/threonine protein kinase, whose amino-acid sequence is MPPSPPADPPSGAHAEEASGGDAPFERLSSVSSVSDVTSLAGDSFGASGSQAETVKPASVAPPAPIGAAALVGVVLSDRYHVLSLLGEGGMGAVYLAEHTHMHKRMAIKVLHPEMTHLPEVVARFEREAMAAAHIEHPNVAAATDFGKLPDGSFFLALEYIEGENLREMLARGRLSLARTLSIVRQIVTALVRAHGLGIVHRDLKPENVMLVERDGEPDFVKVLDFGIAKVPVGELTRGSSSKSPGAPVLTQAGMVYGTPEYMAPEQALGQEIDARVDLYSLGIMAYEMLCGARPFDDESKVRLLGKHVTAPVPPMSEMGGAEVPPEVAAVVLRLLAKEASDRTPDAKTLLEQLDGLTTLLVASGRLEGKLPTILGGAPLSSTLGAGAPSSTLGAGTPPSGFLGAGAPVDAISHPSAISPALPLGLRPQLNRRVLAGVAVGALLLGGLVFSLTRPRPAEVDADATQSSANANASASAIAVASASDDAALGKLELDLLTPDADVEPAITDAKLREGLAAMEAGDTARGVALLGPRSGDADCPPQVHRALMTALKESDPRRALVELNRLVKRSPRARSGVDVLVVARDLALGEAAADEAFTALRSELGANGIDVLYELAYGAYAHQYPKARERARATLTDPAVRGRADDALAVALDLRAASGCEWKPLLDRAAKVGDRRSLTQLQAVAARRRPRRDPLACLRADGSLDKAIAAIQARVRAAPK
- a CDS encoding DNA mismatch repair protein, giving the protein MSEPRAALDLLFPTPALRIDLEQTSLGLDLAFAGGVAGGLFSDALDRAPVGPTAWKAASFAADLFVPAFVASCFTIGDGQLVSQKHLVKLVTSPPVDPAVVLHRRAVVDELVTHPSRREALHALYTDLLRLRSMLEGAAGAGKWDANRRQLDILALVKKLFDRLAEPPAEGASSSALARLSDYGRRVLASEPYRSLADLLRYDESMATLSLKVGIGADGRIRGFQLLSVEEDRSNPFVSSAWRRWLAKVELFVRGYRFGDGEVMARLIDAVFDGLRDELAPLVQLVGDLEFYLGALGLRDAAAARGLSMCLPKLAEPGEPRVLEGLWNPLLLASGVAPVPCDLRLDRHDACVLVTGPNSGGKTRLLQSVGLSQVLAQVGLFVPARAGCVMLGSSLVVSLIQETRVDQAEGRLGMELLRIRELFESLPPGAMVILDELCSGTNPSEGEEIFELVIRMLTRLRPQTFITTHFLAFATRLEAAGEIEELRFLQVELDPNHLPTYQFTPGVAQTSLAGKAAARLGVTGEQLLALIERNLAAAAKPAQGSQAP